Below is a genomic region from Pseudomonas berkeleyensis.
GCTGCAAGAGGCGGGGTTCAGCGAGCCGGCGACAGCGTTCAAACGTCTCGTCGACCTGCGTAATGGCCCGCAGGTGCGTGCCATGCAGCGCCTTGGCCGGGAACGGCTGGATGCCTTCGTTCCGCGCCTGCTGGCGCAAACCATCGAGCACGACAAGCCTGACCTGGTGCTTGAGCGGGTCTTGCCGCTGGTGGAGAAGGTGGCGCGGCGCTCGGCCTACCTGGTGTTGTTGAGCGAGAACCCCGGAGCTTTGTCGCGACTGACCACGTTGTGTGCGGCCAGCCCGTGGATCGCCGAACAAATCGCTCGCTTCCCGTTGTTGCTCGATGAGTTGCTCAACGAAGGGCGCCTTTATTCTCCGCCGCAGGCGCCGGAGCTGGTGGCCGAGTTGCACGAGCGCCTGATCCGTATTCCCGAGGAGGATTTGGAGCAGCAGATGGAGGCGCTGCGTCACTTCAAGCTGGCGCACAGCCTGCGTGTAGCCGCTTCGGAGATCGCCGGCACCTTGCCGTTGATGAAGGTCTCGGATTATCTGACCTGGCTGGCCGAGGCGATCCTCGACCAGGTGCTGGCACTCGCCTGGCAGCACACGGTGCAACGCCATGGGCGGCCGCGCCGTGCCGACGGTTCTCCGTGCGATCCTGATTTCATCATCGTCGGCTACGGCAAGGTCGGTGGTCTGGAGTTCGGCCACGGCTCGGATCTGGATCTGGTGTTCATCCATGGCGGTGACCCGCAAGCCGAGACCGATGGCGCCAAGCCCATCGATGGCGCGCAGTTCTTCACCCGTCTGGGGCAGCGCATCATCCATCTGCTGACCACTCAGACCACTTCCGGTGCGCTCTACGAAGTGGACATGCGCTTGCGTCCATCCGGTGCGGCGGGGCTGCTGGTCAGTTCACTGGGGGCTTTTCAGCGTTACCAGGAGAGCGAGGCCTGGACCTGGGAGCACCAGGCATTGGTGCGTGCGCGAGTCCTGGTTGGCTGTGCGAAGCTGGGTGGCGAGTTCGCGCGCGTGCGGGCCGAGGTTCTCGGCCGGCAGCGCGATATCGAGGCGCTGCGCGTCGAGGTCAGCGAGATGCGCGCGAAGATGCGCGACAATCTTGGCAACAAAAATACCGCGGCCGGTACGGCGGCAAATGCCTTCGAGGCCTCGTCTTCCTTCGATCTGAAGCAGGACGCCGGTGGTATCGTCGATATCGAATTTATGGTGCAATACGCGGCTCTGGCCTGGTCGTGGCAACATCCGCAGCTACTCGAATTCACCGATAACATTCGCATTCTGGAAGGTCTGGAGCGAGTCGGTCTGATGTCCGCCGAGGATGCCGTGCTGCTGCGAGAGGTCTACAAGGTTTATCGCTCGGCTGCCCACCGCCAGGCGCTGCAGAAGCAGCCTGGTGTGGTGCCTGGCGATCAGTTCCAGGATGAGCGCCGCGCCGTGATGCGCTTGTGGCGTGAACTGGGGCTGAGTTGAATGACGGGGCTGCGGCCCCACTTACTATGTTCGAACCGTGAAGCGAATTTGAGGAGCAGGCAAGATGTCGATGTCCGACCGTGATGGCGTGATCTGGTACGACGGCAAACTGGTGCCGTGGCGCGAAGCCAACACCCATGTGCTGACCCATACCCTGCACTACGGCATGGGCGTGTTCGAGGGCGTGCGCGCCTACAACACTCCGGACGGCACCGCCATCTTCCGTCTACAGGCGCACACCGACCGCCTGTTCGACTCCGCCCACATCTTCAACATGCAGATCCCTTACACCAAGGAAGAGATCAACGAGGCCCAGCGCGCCGCGGTGCGTGAGAACGGCCTGGAAAGCGCCTACCTGCGCCCGATGGTGTTCTTCGGCAGCGAAGGCATGGGGCTGCGTGCCGCGGGTCTGAAGGTACACGTGATCGTTGCGGCCTGGCACTGGGGCGCCTACATGGGCGAAGCAGCGCTGGAGAACGGCATCAAGGTACGCACCAGCTCCTACACCCGTCACCACGTCAACATCTCCATGACCCGCGCCAAGGCCAACGGCAACTACATCAACTCGATGCTGGCCCTGCAGGAAGCCATTTCCGGCGGCGCTGACGAGGCCATGCTGCTGGATCCGGAAGGCTACGTGGCCGAAGGCTCGGGCGAGAACATCTTCCTGGTCAAGGACGGCGTGGTGTACACCCCGGAAGTGACCTCCTGCCTCAACGGCATCACCCGCAGCACCATCCTGACCCTGGCCGAAGAGCACGGCATCAAGGTGGTCGAGAAGCGCATCACCCGCGACGAGGTGTACATTTGCGACGAGGCCTTCTTCACCGGGACTGCTGCTGAGGTCACGCCGATCCGTGAAGTCGATGGTCGCCAGATCGGGATCGGGCGCCGCGGGCCGATCACCGAGAAACTGCAGAAAGCCTACTTCGATCTGGTCACCGGCAAGACCAGTGGTCACGCCGAGTGGCGTACTCTGGTTAAATAAGCCGGTCATCTAGGCTATGACGGGGAGGCTTCAGGAGTCCGCCAGCAAGCTTGCGAGCTAGGGTCAGGCCAGGATAGGCAGGGGCGTAGGTGCGAGATTTACTGCGGTAGATCAGCGCCGAACCCAGGCTTTGAGGATGCATGACTGATGCGCAGCAGGTTGCAGGTGGGCTCCGGGCCTCCCCGGTCGTTTCTGGAAAGAATATGAAGATACTTATCGTTGGGCCGAGCTGGGTAGGCGACATGGTGATGGCGCAGACCCTGTTCCAGTGCCTGAAGCAGCGCCACCCAGAGTGCGAGATCGACGTGCTGGCGCCGGAGTGGAGTCGGCCGATTCTCGAGCGCATGCCCGAGGTGCGCGCCGCGCTCAGCCTGCCGCTCGGTCATGGCGTGCTCGACCTGGCCACGCGTCGACGCATCGGCAAATCGCTGGCTGGTCAGTACGATCAGGCGATCCTGCTGCCCAACTCGCTCAAGTCCGCGCTGGTGCCCTGGTTCGCCGGTATTCCCAAGCGTACTGGCTGGAAAGGCGAGATGCGCTATGGCCTGCTCAACGATATCCGCACGCTGGATAAAGCGCGCTATCCGCTGATGATCGAGCGTTTCATGGCGCTGGCCTATGAGCCCGGCGCCGCGCTGCCGCAGCCCTATCCGCAGCCGCGTCTGCGCATCGATGAGTCCAGTCGTGAGGCAGCCCTGAGCCAATTCGGCTTGCAATTGGATCGCCCGGTGCTGGCGCTGTGCCCGGGCGCCGAATTCGGTGAGGCCAAGCGCTGGCCGGCCGAGCACTACGCCAAGGTCGCCGAGATCAAGATTCGCGAAGGCTGGCAGGTCTGGGTGTTCGGCTCGAAGAACGACCACGCTGGCGGTGAAGACATTCGCATGCGGCTGATTCCCGGCCTGCGCGAGGAAGTCAGCAACCTTTCCGGGCAGACCAGCCTGGCCGAGGCCATCGACCTGATGTCGGCGGCTACTGCCGTGGTCTCCAACGATTCCGGGCTGATGCATGTAGCGGCAGCCTTGAACCGTCCTCTGGTCGCTATCTATGGCTCAACGTCGCCGGGCTTTACTCCGCCATTGGCTGATCGTGTCGAAATCGTTCGTCTGGGCCTGGACTGCAGCCCCTGTTTCGAGCGTACCTGTCGCTATGGCCACTACAACTGCCTGCGCGAGTTGAAGCCGAGGCCGGTGATCGAGGCGCTGGATCGGCTGGTTGGTGAAACCTTGACCCTGGTCGAGGGCGATTGATTTGCGGGTGCTGATCATCAAGACCTCGTCACTGGGCGACGTGGTGCATACCCTGCCAGCGTTGACCGACGCCGCTCGCGCCATTCCCGGTATCCGCTTCGATTGGGTGGTGGAAGAAGGTTTCGCCGAAATTCCAGCCTGGCACCCGGCGGTTTCCCAGGTCATTCCCGTCGCGATCCGCCGCTGGCGCAAGCATCCGCTGCGTACCTGGCGCAGTGGCGAGTGGGCGCGTTTCAAGCAGCGCCTGCGCGAAACCCGTTACGACCTGGTGATCGACGCCCAGGGACTGCTCAAGAGTGCCTGGCTGACGCGCTATGTGTCGGCGCCCGTGGCGGGGCTTGATCGCGATTCGGCGCGCGAGCCGCTGGCCAGTCGCTTCTATGATCGTCGCTACGCGGTAGCCAATGATCAGCATGCTCTGGAACGGGTGCGCCAGTTGTTCGCCAAGGCGCTCGGTTACACGCTACCGTCCGGCACCGGTGACTACGGTCTCAACCGCGCGGCGATGATGGATGCGACTGCCCAGCCCTATCTGGTGTTCCTGCATGGCACCACCTGGGCCAGCAAGCACTGGCCCGAGGCCGATTGGCGCGCCCTGGCCGAGCGCATGGACGAACTGGGTTGGGCCGTCCGCCTGCCCTGGGGCAGCGAGGCGGAGAAGGCGCGTGCCGAGCGTATCGCTGCCGGTCTCACTCATGCCGCCGTGTTGCCGAAGTTGAACCTGGCTGGCGTGGCCAAGGTCATTGCCGGAGCCAGCGCCTGTGTCTCTGTGGACACCGGGCTCGGTCATCTGGCTGCGGCGCTGGATGTACCCAATATTTCCCTCTACGGCCCGACGCTGCCCGGCAAGGTGGGTGCTTACGGTCGTAGTCAGATTCACCTGTGCGCCAGCGGCCCGGGAGCCGGCAGCGGCGACCGCGATAAGCCCTGCTTCGATGGTCTCGGCGCCGAGCGCGTCGGCCTGGAACTGGAGGCGCTGCTGCTTGCGCCTCCCGGCACCCTATAAAGGAGCGGCTATGCAACTGGCCTTCGTTCTCTACAAATACTTCCCGTTCGGCGGGCTACAGCGCGATTTCATGCGCATCGCCCTGGAATGCCAGGCGCGCGGTCATGCCATCCGTGTCTATACGCCGATTTGGGAGGGCGAGAATCCTGCTGGCTTCGATGTGCGCGTGGCGCCGGTACGCGCGTTGTTCAACCATCGCCGCAACGAGAAATTCACCGCCTGGTTGCAGGCCGACCTGAAGCGCGACCCCGTAGACCGGGTGATCGGTTTCAACAAGATGCCGGGCCTGGATGTCTACTACGCCGCCGACGGTTGTTTCGAGGACAAGGCGCAGACCCTGCGCAACCCGATTTATCGCCGCTGGGGCCGCTACAGACATTTCGCCGAGTACGAACGTGCGGTATTCGCGCCGGAGTCCAAAACCGAGATCCTGATGATCTCCGAAGTGCAGCAGCCGCTGTTCATCAAGCACTACAAGACCCCGCAGCAGCGTTTCCACCTGCTGCCGCCGGGGATCGCCTTGGATCGTCGCGCCCCGGCCAATGCCGCCGAAATCCGCGCCGAGTTTCGCCGTGAGTTCAAGCTAAACGACGATGACTTGCTGCTGGTGCAGATCGGCTCCGGCTTCAAGACCAAAGGCCTGGATCGTAGCCTCAAGGCGCTGGCTTCGTTGCCGCGCGAACTGCGCAAGCGCACCCGCCTGATCGCCATCGGCCAGGACGATCCCAAGCCCTTCCTGCTGCAGATCAAGGCGCTGGGCTTGTCCGGCCAGGTACAGATTCTCAAGGGTCGCAGCGACATCCCACGTTTCCTGCTTGGCGCTGATCTGCTGATCCATCCGGCCTATAACGAGAATACCGGCACGGTGCTTCTCGAAGCGCTGGTTTCCGGCTTGCCGGTGCTGGTCACCGATGTGTGCGGTTATGCCCACTACATCGCCGATGCCGATTGCGGCCGGGTGCTACCCAGCCCTTTCGAGCAGGAGCAGCTCAACCATACTCTTGCCGATATGCTGGCCGATCCGCAGCAGCGCGCTTTCTGGGGGCGCAATGGGCTGGCCTATGCCGACAGCGCCGACCTGTATTCGATGCCGAAGAAGGCTGCTGACGTGATCCTTGCTTCGAGGTGCGCGTGAAACTGATTCTCGCTGAACCCTTCAAGAGCCTGTGGGCCGGTCAGGATGCCTTCGAGGCTGTCGAGGCGTTGCATGGCCAGGTCTATCGCGAGCTGGAGGGGCGGCGCACCCTGCGCACCGAAGTCGATGGGCGCGGTTACTTCGTCAAGATCCACCGCGGTATCGGTTGGGGCGAGATCGTCAAGAACCTGCTGACCGCCAAGGCGCCGGTGCTCGGCGCTGCGCAAGAATGGCAAGCGATCCAGCGTTTGACCGAGGCTGGCGTGCCAACCATGACTGCGGTGGCTTATGGCGAGCGCGGCGCGAACCCGGCGAGCCAGCATTCCTTCATCGTCACCGAGGAACTGGCGCCGACCGTCGATCTGGAACAGCTCAGCCTGAACTGGGCGCAGCAGCCGCCGAAGCCCGCACTCAAGTGGGCGCTGATCCGTAAGGTTGCAGAGATGACGGGCGCCATGCACCGTGCCGGGGTCAATCACCGTGACTGCTATATCTGCCATTTTCTGCTGCATACCGATCGGCCGATCCAGGCCAATGATCTGCGACTGTCGGTGATCGACCTGCATCGCGCCCAGGTGCGTGACGCAGTGCCCCGCCGCTGGCGTGACAAGGATCTGGCCGCCCTGTATTTCTCTGCACTGGATATCGGTATGACAGGCCGCGACAAGCTGCGCTTTCTGCGCACCTACTTCCGGCGTCCGCTACGTCAGGTGCTGCGCGAGGAGGCAAGCTTGCTCGTTTGGCTGGAGCGCAAGGCGGCGAAACTGTATGAGCGCAAGCAGCGTTATGGAGAGGCGCTTTGATGGCTAGCTGGAGCCTTGCCCCGGAATATCATTCACTGTCAGAGGATTTAGGCTCTCTGGAGTCTGTTTTCGAACTCCAAGGTGAGCGGCTGACCAAGGATCCGTTGTCGGAGGTCATCCGTATCGAGCGTCACGGCGTGCGTTACTACGTCAAGCGCTACTGGGGGGCGGGTAAAGGTCTGCGCCGCTATCTGGGGCGTCCTCGTGTGAAGGCCGAATGGCAGAATCTCAAGTTGTTCGCCAAGTGGGGCATACCGACTGCACCGATCGTTGCACATGGTCTTGAGCGCAAGACTGGGGCTTTCGTGCGCGGGGCGTTGGTAACACGCGAACTGGAAAATACTCTCGACCTTGCTGAAGTCGCCAACCGTCAGGATGTGCGTCTGACTGATCAGGAATGGGTTCAGGTCATTAGTCAGCAATTGGCCAAGAGTACGCGGACAATGCATGACCACCACTTCACTCATAATGATTTGAAGTGGCGAAACTTGCTGGTCAATGAAAAGGCCGAGTTGTTCTTCATCGATTGCCCTACTGGTAGTTTCTGGTGGGGACCTTTGTTGCGCTACCGCATCGTCAAGGATCTGGCATGTCTCGACAAGGTTGCCAAGCGGGTGTTGTCGAGAACGCAGCGTTTACGTTTCTATTTGCAGTATCGGGGGCGTAACCGCTTGAGTAGCGGTGACAAGCGACGTGTACTGCGGATCCTTAAATTCTTCGAGGGCCGCGAATGAGCGACTTCATCGCGGCGCAGGATCGTGCCCTGCTTGAGCGTCACGGACTCGCCAGTTTCGATGCGCTTTGGGCGCTGAAACTTGAAGCAGTTGATGAGCCCAACACCGAGCGTGGCGGTTGGAGTAGTGTCTATCGTCTGGAGTTGGACGAGCGTGCCTTCTACCTGAAGCGGCAAAGCAATCACCTGACGCGTAGCCTGCTGCACCCATTCGGTGAACCGACCTTCGCGCGCGAGTTTCGCAATATTCGTCGCTATGCCGAGCTGAACATACCGGCCCTGCAGGCGGCGTTCTTTGCTGAACGCCGTTTGCCGGGTGAGCGCCGTGCTGTCCTGCTGACCCGCGCGCTAGATGGATGGCAGGATCTGGAACATTGGTTGACGCAATGGGCCGCACTCGACGGTGCCGCGCATGTGTCCATCCTTCGTGCTTGTGGCCGTCTTGCGCGTTGCTTGCACCAAGCTGGGCAGATGCACGGCTGTTTCTATCCCAAGCACATCTTCTTGCGTGAACAGGAAGGTGGGTTCGAGGCGCAGTTGATCGATCTGGAGAAAACTCGTCCATTGCTATTAGGGCGGCGTGATCGGATCAAGGATCTGGAGCCTTTGTTGCGCCGTGCCAGAATCTGGAACGAGGTCGAAGTGCGCGAACTGCTGGTGGCCTACCTCGGGGATGGAGGTGACGTCGATGCTTGGTGGCGGCAACTTGTTGCCCGGCAGTGCAACAAGGAGGCGCGTTGATGCGGTTAGGTGAATTGAGCCAGGCCGGCCGCACGCCTGATTTGCCGCTGACGCTGCACTTGGTGGGTGATCAGCTGGTGCTGGAGCGCCTGCTACGTGTGTTGCCTGGGCAGCGTTATGTCGCACTTGCACGTTGGCAGGGGCGTCCGGTGCTGGCCAAATTACTGGTCGGTAGCAAGGCGCCGCGCCATTTTCAGCGTGAGCTGGGGGGCGCTGAGCTGATGGCTGGTCAAGGACTCACCACCCCCGAGCTGCTTGCTCAAGGCTTCATCGATGGGCAGGGCGGTTGGTTGCTGTTCGAGTACCTAGGTGGCGCGCAGAGCCTGTGGGATGTCTGGTGCGAAGCAGCGCGCGAACCACTGTTGAACGACGACCAGCAGAACGTACTGGCCGCAGCGCTGGCAGCCATCGGACAGATGCATGCCCAGGGTCTTTGGCAGGCCGACCTGCATCTGGACAACCTGCTACGGCATGAAGGTCGTTTGTACCTGATCGACGGAGGAGGCGTGCGCCGTGAAACGGCCGGGCAGCCGCTGTCGCGGGCGAGGGTGTTGGAAAACCTCGGTGTCTTCTTCGCCCAACTACCCGCCGAGCTGGATTCCTACTTAGAAGAGTTGCTGATCCACTACCTCCTCGCCAACGGTGAACACGCATTACCGCTGGAAATGCTCCAGGCCGAAATAGCCAAGGTACGCCGTTGGCGTCTGCGTGATTACCTGAGGAAAACAGCTCGTGACTGCAGTCTGTTCGCCGCTCGAATCGGTGCTTTTGGCCTGCGCGTGGTGCGTCGCGAGGCCGAGCCGGAACTGCAGCCGTTGCTGACTGATCTCGATGCTCGGATCGACGCTGGACATATCTACAAGACCGGTGGTGCAGCCACGGTGGCGCGGGTCGAATGTGGAGGCCGCTCACTGGTGGGCAAGCGTTACAACGTGAAGAACCTGCTGCACTGGTTCAAGCGTTTCTGGCGCCCCAGTCGTGCTTGGCATAGCTGGCGCGAAGGCAACCGCCTGCGACTGCTGGGTATCGTCACGCCGACACCGCTGGCGGTGATCGAGCAGCGCTGGTGCTGGCTGCGCGGTCGTGCCTACCTGATTACCGACTATTGCGACGGGCAGGATATAATCACGCGTTTTGAAGCGTACAAGCAGGCCACGCCCCCGGAAAACGAGCTGCTGGCGCTGGATCGGCTGTTCGCTGCCCTGCTGCGCGAACGTATCAGCCACGGTGATTTCAAGGGGCACAATCTGTTCTGGGATGAAAAGCAGGGTGCCTGGTCGCTGATCGACCTGGATGCCATGCGACAGCATCGCAATGCGCGCAGTTTTGCCCGGGCCTATGCCCGCGACCGCGCCCGTTTTCTGCGCAACTGGCCGGTGGATTCCGCCCTGCACCAGTTGCTCGACCAACGTTTACCGCAGGTGCCTGGCACCTGCCCGAATTAGAGGCTCAAACCTGTGGCACTGACCATTCTCGGCCTGTCCGGCGCCCTCAGTCATGACCCCTCCGCGGCGTTGTACATCGACGGCAAGTTGATTGCAGCGGTGGAAGAGGAGCGCTTCGTGCGCGACAAGCACGCGAAGAACCGCATGCCCTACGAATCGGCCAAGTTCTGCCTGGAACAAGCCGGCATCAAGCCGTCGGATGTCGATGTGGTGGCCATTCCCTTCGCCCCCATCAGCATCTTCGAGAAGGCCCGCTGGCAGTACGCCAAGCGTTACGCCTACGCGCCGGATCGCGCTCTTGATGCCATCCTGTTCGGTAACCGCCGTTACAAGCGCTACAAGAAGCGTATCGAGTGGTGCCTGGTGCAACTCGGCTTCGACCTGAAGAAGGTCAAGATCGAGCCGGTCGAGCATCACCTGGCGCACGCCTCCAGCGCCTATCATTGCTCGGGCTTCAAGGAGAAGACCGCGATCCTCGGCATCGACGGCAAGGGCGAGTACGCCACGACCTTCTTCGGCTATGGCGAGAACGGCAAGATCCACAAGATCAAGGAATTCTACGATCCGGATTCGCTCGGCGGCCTCTATGGTGCGATCACCGAGTATCTGGGCTTCGAGATGCTCGATGGCGAGTTCAAGGTCATGGGCATGGCGCCTTACGGTGACGCCGCCAAGTACGACTTCTCGCGTCTGGCCAAGTTCGAGAACGGCGAGCTAATCATCAATACCGAGTACGCCAACGTCATCGGTTTCCGCCGTTACAAGGAGAATGGCAAGGGCTACTACTTCTCGCCCAAGCTAATCGAATGGCTCGGCCCGAAGCGCGAGGGTGATATCGCCGACGACCCGTACATCCACTACGCGGCTAGCATGCAGGCGCTGTTTGAGAAGCTGGCGCTGCAGATGATGGAGCACTACCTCGGCGACATTCTCAAGGAAACCGGCAAGATCGCCTTCGCTGGCGGCTGCGCGCTGAACGTCAAATTGAACCAGAAGATCATCGCCCGTGATGATGTCAAAGAGCTGTTCGTCCAGCCGGCCTCTGGTGATGCCGGCACTGCCGTCGGCGCTGCGGCTTACGTCTCGCACAAGCGTGGCGTGCCGGTGGAGAAGATGGAGCACGTCTACCTTGGCCCTTCGTACAGCAACGAAGAGGTCATCGCTGCCTGCGCCAAGCACCCGAACCAGCCTGTGTTCAAACTCATCGACAACACGTCTGAGCGCATCGCAAAAATCATGGTCGACGGCAACCCGGTAGCCTGGTTTCAGGGCCGCATGGAGTTCGGGCCGCGCGCCTTGGGTGGCCGCTCGATCATCGGCTGCCCGAGCGTGCCGGGCGTGGCCGACCGCATCAACGAGCAGATCAAGTTTCGCGAGCGCTGGAGACCCTTTTGCCCGTCGATGCTCGATACCGTGGCGACGAAGATGCTCAAGGTGGATCACCCTAGCCCGTTCATGACCTTCACCTTCGAGGTGAACGAGGAGTGGAAGGAGCGTGTCGGCGAAGTGGTGCACGAGGATGGCACCTCGCGCGCTCAGGTGCTGGAGCGTCGCTTCAATCCGCGCTGGTACGACCTGATGCTGGAGCTGGAGAAACTGACCGGCAACGGCGTGTCGCTGAACACCTCGCTCAACCGCCGTGGCGAGCCGATGATCTGCTCGCCGACCGATGCTCTGAACATGTTTTACGGTTCGGATCTGCAGTACCTCATCATGGAAGATGTGCTCGTGGTCAAGGATGGCAAGGATTGGTATGACGGCGTCTGAGCAGGCAGACGGCCAAACGCAGCGCTGGGTTCTGCAGTTCTGCCATGGCTATGACGGCCCCTTTCTGGATTGCGCACGGCAGTACGCCGTGCTGTTCAAAGGTACGCCCTACAAGGTCTGTACGGTCTACCTGACCGGCAAGCCGTCGGAGGAGGTCGAGCGCGGCTCGGCTTCCGACGAGGTGATCTTCCTCGGCTATTCCAGTGCCCAGGTGCGCGGCCTGAAACTGGGTGCCATCCGCGATTTCCGGCGGATCGTCGCCTCGCGCGACTTCGCCCTGTGCATCGCGCACCGTTTCAAGCCGATCTACGTTGCTCTGCTGGGCAGCAGCCTGCCGGTGATTGGCGTGCACCACGCCTTTGGCGACTACAAGCGTCGTTCTCGCCAACTGTTCGCCAACTTCTTCCGCAAGCGCTTGATGCTGCTTGGTGTTTCCAATGCCGTGCGTGACGACATGCGCAGCTGTTTGCCGGATTGGCCAGCAGAGCGTATCGAGACCCTCTATAACCGTATTGACGTCGAGGCGGTGCAGGCCGAGCAGGTTGCCCGCGAAGCGGCCCGTAAGCATCTGGGGTTGCCACAGGACGCCTGGGTGGTCGGTAATGTTGGCCGCCTGCATCCGGACAAGGACCAGGCCACACTGATTCGCGGTTTTGCCCGGGCTCTGCCGCAACTGCCAGCAGGCAGCTTGCTGGCGATCATGGGTAGTGGCCGTCTGGAGTCCGCACTCAAGGCGCTGGCGGCTGAGCTGGGCGTTGACGACGCGGTGCGCTTTCTCGGCCAGGTGCCCAATGGGCGAGGCTATTTCAAGGCTTTCGATGTATTCGCCCTGACCTCCGACCACGAGCCGTTCGGCATGGTATTGCTGGAGGCTATGGCGGCTGGAGTACCGGTGCTGGCAACTGATTGCGGTGGTGCCAGAGAGGTTGTCGAGGCTGCAAGTTGTCGTTTCCCCCTGGGGGATCACGACATGTTGGCACAACGCTTGATTCACTGTTCCGATGCAGAGTTCTTATCTGAACTCGATAACCTTCAGCGACGATTCAGTGACTTGGCAGTAAAAGAAACGTTCTGGCAGTTGTCAATGCCGTCTCGCTTGAAACAGTGTTTCTGACGAACCAGTGATTTTCAGGAATAGTTATCGTGATCAAGATGCTGAAGGCGTCTCGTTGCAGGTATTGGTTGCGCCAGCGGGGTATCAAATTAGGGATTGCAGTCCCCGATTTCCCAAGAGCCGCTGTGTTGCAGCTGGAGGAGGGCTGCGCCATCTCCGGGGTGCAGGCGGCTTTCACGACTCTGCATGTCGGAACCATGACCTATATTCGCAGTGAGTCCGAGTTGCTGAACGTGTCGCGTATCGGACGTTTCTGCTCGATCGGTAACTCCGTGGTCATTGGTCAGGAGAAAGCGGGGCATCCGCTGGATTGGGTCAGCACGCATCCAATGCAATATACAGGGACGTCCTTGCACTATATTGAGCGGGGTGAGCCAGCCGAAATAGGACATGATGTCTGGATTGGTCGTGAGGCGATGATAATGGAGGGAGTCAAGGTCTCGACGGGGGCGGTCATTGCTGCTCGTTCCCTGGTGACGTGCGATGTTCCCCCCTACGCTATCGTGGCAGGAACGCCGGCCCGCATTATCCGGTATCGACACTCGGAGCAGGTGATCAACGATTTGTTGGGTAGTGCCTGGTGGGAGCTTCCCGTTGACGTGTTGCAGCGTCTGTCCCTCGACGTTCCCGAGCATTTCCTTCGCCAATTTGCCGAGTTGCCATCACGTGAGCCTGCTATCTACAGGCAGGTCGAGGTCAGTCGCCGTGGGTGCCGTGAACTTTCAGGTGGCCTGGCTTCCGGGCGAGTCGGTGAAGTCCAATGAAAGTCTTGTTCTTGGTACAGGGCGAGCAGCGGGCCATTCTGGATCGCTTGTATGAAGGCGTTCAGCGCAACTGTGACTGCGAGGTTCGTTGGCTGGGGCGCGACGATCAGGCCAACCTGCGCCGGTATTTCCGGGATCATGTAGACGTTGCACGTTACGACCGTATCCTGTTTTTCCTGCGCTTCAAGCAGGAGATACGCCAGGTCTCTTTCCTGCGGAGCGTGCCG
It encodes:
- a CDS encoding CatB-related O-acetyltransferase, whose amino-acid sequence is MLKASRCRYWLRQRGIKLGIAVPDFPRAAVLQLEEGCAISGVQAAFTTLHVGTMTYIRSESELLNVSRIGRFCSIGNSVVIGQEKAGHPLDWVSTHPMQYTGTSLHYIERGEPAEIGHDVWIGREAMIMEGVKVSTGAVIAARSLVTCDVPPYAIVAGTPARIIRYRHSEQVINDLLGSAWWELPVDVLQRLSLDVPEHFLRQFAELPSREPAIYRQVEVSRRGCRELSGGLASGRVGEVQ
- a CDS encoding glycosyltransferase, with the protein product MTASEQADGQTQRWVLQFCHGYDGPFLDCARQYAVLFKGTPYKVCTVYLTGKPSEEVERGSASDEVIFLGYSSAQVRGLKLGAIRDFRRIVASRDFALCIAHRFKPIYVALLGSSLPVIGVHHAFGDYKRRSRQLFANFFRKRLMLLGVSNAVRDDMRSCLPDWPAERIETLYNRIDVEAVQAEQVAREAARKHLGLPQDAWVVGNVGRLHPDKDQATLIRGFARALPQLPAGSLLAIMGSGRLESALKALAAELGVDDAVRFLGQVPNGRGYFKAFDVFALTSDHEPFGMVLLEAMAAGVPVLATDCGGAREVVEAASCRFPLGDHDMLAQRLIHCSDAEFLSELDNLQRRFSDLAVKETFWQLSMPSRLKQCF